The genomic segment GATGTGACACTTGCTTGCACGATCTGGCCATCTCCTACGACAATGGCTTGACCAGTATCAACGTCGGAAATGACGTGCCCTAATGCCCCGTACGCTTTGGAATTTGGATCATAAAAGGTCAGTGTCCCTACTCCTGCCGCTGAATCCCGAATATAGAGACCCATACGGTATTCACTGTCTTTTTTGTCTTTTGCCGGGTGCAAAGTGAGCGAAAGCTTTTCCTTGCCACGAACGACAAGCAATTGAACGGAATGATTCTTTTTCCCCGTTTCGTTAATCAATTTCTTTACGTCGTTCATGTCATTGATGTACATGTCGTTCATTTTGATAATCATGTCACCGACGTGTATACCTGCCTGTTCACCTGGAGAAAACTTGTTTTTACCATCGTCAACTAAATGATGACCGACAACCAAAACACCCGCTGTTTGCAGCTTCACCCCGATTGACTGTCCACCAGGGTACAACCGCAGATCTGGCAATACATTTACTTTTACAGCAGTCAGCGGAATGTTATGCCACTTCACCTGCAATTGGGCTTCCCCAGCCCTACGCGGTTCAACGGACATAGGCCTGCTCAAATCAACGGATACCTCACGCGCCTCTGTCCCGTTAACATGCAAAATATCAGGATTGCTATTGATTAGCGTGCCCATTACCGGCACAGAGACCCGTAGTTGCTCGAGGGACCCTTCCATCAAACGCAATTCACGGGGAAAGGAGGACAGATCGCGGAACGGGGTGGAACTCACGACAAGCGCCGTGATGAGGAGAAGGAGACTTCCCATCCATTTTCTTTTGTTTTGTCGGATCACCAGTAATCACTCCTACCGTTCCCTACCTACACCTACAAAACAAAACGGTCAAGTCCGTTTTGATTGACCGCAAGCGGTCATGAGGGACACCTCCACCTTGTGTACCTTTAATGTTGCCACCAGCCAAGCGGATTATGTCAGGAAAATAACCCACTCAAAACATTAGAAAACCAGGCTTCACAAGCCCTTGGCGAGACCGTCGTTGTACTACCTACAATAAAAAAAGACTGCCAGCTAAATTAGCTGACAGTCTTTCGTTCACGGCCGAGAAGAATCATCTCGCGCGCATGTTCTTCTGTTTTTGCTGTTACCTCAGCCCCGCTTAGCATGCGAGCCAGCTCCGTTACCCGTTCATCATCAGACAAACGATGCACCAGCGTCTCTGTTTCATTCTCGCTCATTTCCTTTTTAATCAGAAAATGCGCGTCTGCCATGGATGCAACCTGTGGCAAGTGCGTAATGCACAAGACCTGGCGCTGCCCAGCGACCCGGGCGAGCTTTTCTGCTATCGCTTGAGCTGCTCTTCCGCTTACACCCGTATCGACTTCATCAAAAATAAGGGTCTCCACTTGATCAGTGCCCGCCAAAATCGTTTTAATGGCCAACATGACGCGAGACAGCTCTCCGCCGGAAGCAATTTTCGCCAAAGGACGCAATGGCTCACCCGGGTTAGGTGAGATTAAAAACTCGATCTGATCCATTCCGTTCGCATCAACGAAGCGCTTGATACCGTCGATTTCTACCCCGTCATCATCCGGCGTCTGTCTGACGTCGATGGCAAAACGAGCACGCTCCATGTGCAGTTCTTTTAGCTGCTGCTCGATCTCTTGTGCGAGTTTTCCTGCACATTCGGAACGAATAACCGACAATTCCAGTGCCTCCACTGCCAAATCGGCTGCAAGCTCCTGCAATTGCTTTTCCACCTGCTGGAGGCGATCTTCGTAGTGATGCATGTCATCCAATTCATCCTGAATCGTGGCAGCATACTCCAAAATATCGTCTACACTTTTGCCATACTTGCGTTTTAACGACTGGATTTGATCAAGACGGCGTTCTACTTCCGCCAATTGCTCCGGTTCAAAATCCATTTGGTACGACAATTGACGAAGGTTATGCACCACATCTTCTATCTGATAGTATGCCGATTGGACCATTTCCAAAATCGGAACGAGCTGTTCTTCGTAGTTCACACCACGCTCAAGCTCGCCCATCGCATGTCCTAACCAATCCATGCCCTTTTGGTCACCATGCAATGCGCGGTATGCATCTTGAATCGTTGAATAAACTTTTTCAATGTTCATCCACTTTTTCCGCTGCTGCATGAGCTTCTCGTCTTCGCCAGGCGTGAGGGTTGCCGCCTCAATTTCATCGAGCTGATATTGCAATAGATCGATACGCTGAACCAGCTCCCGATCATTGCGCGCCATACGCTCCAGATCTTGCTTTGTTTTGCGGTAAGCAGCATACAGGGTGCCGTACTCTTGCTTTGCAGCTCCCAACGCACTTTCCCCATATGCGTCGAGCCAATTGATATGCTTGTCTGACTGCATCAACATATGCGTATCGTGTTGTCCATGCACCGTAACCAGCCATGGCCCCAACTCACGCAGCATAGCAAGGGTCACGAGCTGTCCATTGATTCGAATGATACTCTTCCCTTGATTCGATATATCTCGGCGTACCACAAGCATACCGTCTTGCTCAATCTGGACACCGACATTGTTACAAACGGCAAGTCCAGGGTGACCAGGCGGCAATTCAAACAGCCCTTCCACCTCTGCACGAGGCTGACCGTAACGGACAAAATCAGCCGAAGCCCGGCCTCCCAACAACAGTCCTAGCGCATCGATAATGATGGATTTACCGGCACCAGTCTCCCCTGTCAGGATGTTTAACCCTCTTTGGAAAGAGACTGTCACTGATTTGATGATGGCAAAATTTCGGATCGAGAGTTCAACTAGCATCGCAAGCGACCACCTTCTACAACATTTCCATTAAGCGTTTCGTCACTTCATTGGTATTTTCTTTGGAACGGCAAATAATCAGGATGGTGTTGTCGCCACTGATAGTCCCCATGATTTCTTCCCATGGAAGGTTGTCAATCAGTTCAGCTACCGCATTCGCATGTCCCGAAAGTGTCTTCAGTACAATAAAATGATCGGCTTGGTCAATGCTAATAAAGGAATCCACAAGCATGCGTTTCAGCTTTTGCAGTGGATTGAATTTTTGTTCAGCAGGCATTGAATACTTATATCGTCCATCAGGGAGTGGCACTTTTACCAAGTGTAGTTCCTTGATGTCTCGGGATACAGTCGCTTGCGTCACGTTAAAGCCAGCAGTCCGCAAGCGGTCCACCAGATCATCCTGTGTTTCCACCTCTTGATTGCTGATGATCTCCCGAATACGAATATGTCGTTGCCCTTTGTTCATATGGATTACTCCCATTCCCCTTGTAATTTCGTTCGTATTGCTTCGAAAAAGCCACCTTTTTTCCACTTGATCAGCGGGGTAACACACGGTGACTTTTTAATGTAAATCTGATCGCCGCCCTCGAGTCGATACCCAAACTGCCCGTCAATGGACAGTCCCATCTCTTGATGAATGGCATCCACTTCGACCCGGATCGTTTGATTGCCTGACAGTACCATTGGTCGGGCCGTCAAGGAATGAGGAGCCACCGGTGTCAGTAATAGCATGTCCACATTGGGCGCCACTATTGGACCGCCTGCAGAGAGTGAGTATGCCGTTGAACCTGTCGCCGTAGAGACAATGACACCATCTCCGCTGAACGTCGCGACGTACTCATCATCCAGAAAGACCGCACATTGAATGATCCGGCAAAATGACCCTTTTGCAATCCCTATATCATTCATTGCCGTGTATGTCCCCAGTGTGATTCCTTTTCGCACCAAACAGGCTTCCAGCATGGCTCTCTTTTCAATGTCGTACTTTCCAGAAAGGAGATTGTCTACAGCCTGAGGCAGATGCTCCGGTTCCGCTTCCGACAAAAAGCCCAACGTACCTAAATTAATTCCAAAGATCGGGATAGAGTGACCGGCAAGCTGGCGAGCAATTCTGAGTAGCGTGCCATCGCCTCCCAATACACAAACCAAATCCGCCTGCTTCCCCATCTCTTCTACAGATGCGCCCAGTTCTGGATGCCCTACATCTGGTGCGACATGTTCATCCAGGAATACGTGCGCCCCTCTGTCCTCAAGTAAATACAGCAGTTCCCGTGCAACGATACGTGCTTCGGGTTTTCCTTTGTTCGCTATGATTCCAATTTTCTTCACGTGGTCCACCCCAAAACTGGTTGGTTGGAAATCCTTCTTGAACAACCTCATATTCAAGTATACAACTTCACATGCATAAATAAAAAGCCTCGTTTGTGACAAAACTCCCGAGGCTTTGGTTTTTCATCCTATTTCAAATTCGCATGCGCAGACGCAACTACCTCTGTCACGCATTGCAACCAAGCTTCCGAATCCATGCCGCCCTCACTTTTCTGGACATGCATAACAAATTCAATGTTTCCTTCCCCTCCTGTAATCGGAGAGTAATCCAAGCCTTTCAGTGCGAAACCCAATCCACTGGCAAATTGGCCAATGTCAGTCAGAACGCTCTCGTGTACTTCTGGATCACGGACGATTCCATTCTTTCCGACTCTATCCTTGCCTGCTTCAAATTGAGGCTTGACCAGGGCAAGGACGTCACCGCCATCGAGCAAAAAACGATACAACACAGGCAATATCAATCGCAGAGAAATAAACGATACGTCAATCGATGCTGCGTTTGGGCGTTCATGCTCAAAAGCTTCCGGGTCCATATGACGGAAATTCGTCCGTTCCATGACAACCACTCGCTCATCCTGTCGCAAGCTCCATGCGAGCTGTCCATACCCGACATCAATGGCGTATACAAGTCGCGCACCGTTTTGCAGTGCACAGTCTGTAAAACCGCCAGTCGAAGCTCCGATGTCCATCATAACACGATCCTTCATGTCGATCGCAAAGACCCGCAATGCCTTTTCCAGCTTGAGGCCCCCCCGACTCACATACGGGTGTACCTCTCCCTTCACCGTAATCGCAACATCCTCGGCAAATTTGGTTCCCGGCTTGTCACAGCGCTCGCCAGCTACTTGCACAAGGCCTGCCATTACGGCTGCTTTTGCTTTTTCTCTGGTCTCATAATGGCCTCTTTCGACCAAGAGAACATCGATCCGTTCTTTCCTTACACTCATGCTTCCACTACGCCCTTCGAAATTGGCATCAAGGATCGGACACGAGCAGCGATATTATCAGCTGTGAGACCGACCTCTTGCCGCTGTTCTTTCACACTTCCATGCTCAACAAAATAATCAGGTACCGCAACAACCTGTACATTCATTTCGTGATAGCCTGCACGATTGTAGCATTCAATGACAGCGCTGCCGAATCCGCCCATTTCACAGCCTTCTTCAACCGTAATGATATCGTAGCCTTCCTTTGCCAGACGGAACAAAAGCTCTTCGTCCAAAGGCTTGCAAAAACGTGCATTGACAAGCATCGGCTTGATTCCTTCTTCTTGAAGCTGATTGGCAGCCGCCTCAGCAATTTCGAATACGTGACCAAACGAGAGAATCGCCACGTGTTTGCCTTCGCGTACAATCTCCGCTTTTCCAATTGGCAACACTTGCAGATCGTCATCCATTTTGACGCCACGAATTGGCAATCGCGGATAACGATAAGAGATCGGACCGCCCTTATATTCCACTGCTGTCTTCATCATGTGACGCAGCTCATTTTCATCCTTCGGTGCCATAATGACCATGTTCGGAATGATGCGCATGAATGCCACATCGTACATCCCTTGGTGTGTCTCCCCGTCTGCTCCGACGAGTCCAGCACGGTCAACGGCGAAAATCACATGGAGCTTTTGGCGCGCGACATCGTGGATCAACTGGTCATAGGCTCTTTGCAAAAAAGTCGAATAAATCGCAAAGACCGGCTTCAAGCCTTGTGTCGCTAATCCTGCCGCAAATGTACATGCGTGCTGCTCTGCAATCCCAACGTCAAACAATCTATCAGGGTACTTCTGTCCAAATGGGATCAAACCTGAACCCGCTGGCATCGCTGGGGTAACAGCCACGATCGATTTGTCTTCATCTGCGAGCTTCATCATCGTATCCGCGAAAACAGACGTATACGTTGGTGCAGATTTTGGTGTATCCCCTGACTCGATTTTATACGTACCGATACCAT from the Brevibacillus brevis genome contains:
- the spoIVB gene encoding SpoIVB peptidase; translation: MIRQNKRKWMGSLLLLITALVVSSTPFRDLSSFPRELRLMEGSLEQLRVSVPVMGTLINSNPDILHVNGTEAREVSVDLSRPMSVEPRRAGEAQLQVKWHNIPLTAVKVNVLPDLRLYPGGQSIGVKLQTAGVLVVGHHLVDDGKNKFSPGEQAGIHVGDMIIKMNDMYINDMNDVKKLINETGKKNHSVQLLVVRGKEKLSLTLHPAKDKKDSEYRMGLYIRDSAAGVGTLTFYDPNSKAYGALGHVISDVDTGQAIVVGDGQIVQASVTSIEKGQSGNPGEKFARFYNESEVLGNITKNTPFGIFGKMKDEPKRSYYQEPLPIALAEQVEEGPAKILTVVEGQKVEEFDIEIANVVKQHFPATKGMIIKVTDKRLLEKTGGIVQGMSGSPIIQKGKIVGAVTHVFVNDPTSGYGCYIEWMLQDAGVNVRDTAESRTNTTKAA
- the recN gene encoding DNA repair protein RecN gives rise to the protein MLVELSIRNFAIIKSVTVSFQRGLNILTGETGAGKSIIIDALGLLLGGRASADFVRYGQPRAEVEGLFELPPGHPGLAVCNNVGVQIEQDGMLVVRRDISNQGKSIIRINGQLVTLAMLRELGPWLVTVHGQHDTHMLMQSDKHINWLDAYGESALGAAKQEYGTLYAAYRKTKQDLERMARNDRELVQRIDLLQYQLDEIEAATLTPGEDEKLMQQRKKWMNIEKVYSTIQDAYRALHGDQKGMDWLGHAMGELERGVNYEEQLVPILEMVQSAYYQIEDVVHNLRQLSYQMDFEPEQLAEVERRLDQIQSLKRKYGKSVDDILEYAATIQDELDDMHHYEDRLQQVEKQLQELAADLAVEALELSVIRSECAGKLAQEIEQQLKELHMERARFAIDVRQTPDDDGVEIDGIKRFVDANGMDQIEFLISPNPGEPLRPLAKIASGGELSRVMLAIKTILAGTDQVETLIFDEVDTGVSGRAAQAIAEKLARVAGQRQVLCITHLPQVASMADAHFLIKKEMSENETETLVHRLSDDERVTELARMLSGAEVTAKTEEHAREMILLGRERKTVS
- the ahrC gene encoding transcriptional regulator AhrC/ArgR gives rise to the protein MNKGQRHIRIREIISNQEVETQDDLVDRLRTAGFNVTQATVSRDIKELHLVKVPLPDGRYKYSMPAEQKFNPLQKLKRMLVDSFISIDQADHFIVLKTLSGHANAVAELIDNLPWEEIMGTISGDNTILIICRSKENTNEVTKRLMEML
- a CDS encoding NAD(+)/NADH kinase, which encodes MKKIGIIANKGKPEARIVARELLYLLEDRGAHVFLDEHVAPDVGHPELGASVEEMGKQADLVCVLGGDGTLLRIARQLAGHSIPIFGINLGTLGFLSEAEPEHLPQAVDNLLSGKYDIEKRAMLEACLVRKGITLGTYTAMNDIGIAKGSFCRIIQCAVFLDDEYVATFSGDGVIVSTATGSTAYSLSAGGPIVAPNVDMLLLTPVAPHSLTARPMVLSGNQTIRVEVDAIHQEMGLSIDGQFGYRLEGGDQIYIKKSPCVTPLIKWKKGGFFEAIRTKLQGEWE
- a CDS encoding TlyA family RNA methyltransferase, translating into MSVRKERIDVLLVERGHYETREKAKAAVMAGLVQVAGERCDKPGTKFAEDVAITVKGEVHPYVSRGGLKLEKALRVFAIDMKDRVMMDIGASTGGFTDCALQNGARLVYAIDVGYGQLAWSLRQDERVVVMERTNFRHMDPEAFEHERPNAASIDVSFISLRLILPVLYRFLLDGGDVLALVKPQFEAGKDRVGKNGIVRDPEVHESVLTDIGQFASGLGFALKGLDYSPITGGEGNIEFVMHVQKSEGGMDSEAWLQCVTEVVASAHANLK
- the dxs gene encoding 1-deoxy-D-xylulose-5-phosphate synthase; translated protein: MLLTTINDPQDLKKCTQPQLHTLASEIRQFLIETLSKTGGHLAPNLGVVELTLALHYVFDSPKDKLIWDVGHQAYVHKMLTGRREMFPTLRQYKGLCGFPKMVESPHDVWETGHSSTSLSAAMGMATARDLKKEKNHVVAVIGDGALTGGMALEALNHIGHERKNVIVVLNDNEMSIAPNVGALHNYLGKIRSTENYQWAKDEVEGLLKSIPAVGGKLAHMAERFKDSMKYLLVSGVLFEELGFTYIGPIDGHNMELLLDTLKTAKHTKGPVLIHAITKKGLGYAPAEADSVKWHGIGTYKIESGDTPKSAPTYTSVFADTMMKLADEDKSIVAVTPAMPAGSGLIPFGQKYPDRLFDVGIAEQHACTFAAGLATQGLKPVFAIYSTFLQRAYDQLIHDVARQKLHVIFAVDRAGLVGADGETHQGMYDVAFMRIIPNMVIMAPKDENELRHMMKTAVEYKGGPISYRYPRLPIRGVKMDDDLQVLPIGKAEIVREGKHVAILSFGHVFEIAEAAANQLQEEGIKPMLVNARFCKPLDEELLFRLAKEGYDIITVEEGCEMGGFGSAVIECYNRAGYHEMNVQVVAVPDYFVEHGSVKEQRQEVGLTADNIAARVRSLMPISKGVVEA